GTCTCCCGCAGTATTCAAATCCTCTTCATTGTGAATATGAAGGACGTAATCGTTTAAGTCCGCATCCCCGGCACTCGGATATAAATCCTCATACGCTACGGTACTTACACCTTCTGCAGGAATCCGTATCAAAGCGGAACGGGTGGGATCTTGGGGGTACGTATCCAATGTATCCGGAACCCCGTCCTTATCCGAGTCAACCGGAGCAGCCACAACCGGTAGTAAAATCTCGTACTTAATTTCCCGATTGATTCCGATTACGTTGATCAGATTGATTATGTTGGAAATGGATTCTCCCCCTGCCGTAATTTCAAGTGTGATCTGACCTACGGCGGTTTCCACAGTAATACTTCCGGAAACTTGCCCTACGTTATTTGAAATTCCTTGAAAAAGGATATGCCCCTCGTTATCGGAAACGATTACAGTTGCCCCAGAAATCGGCTTGGATTGTTTATCCGTTATGATTAGATTCAAAGGAATCGTCTGCACTGTGTTATACGTAAAAGGAATACTGCCTATTTGGTCATTTACGGTAATCACGCCTGTAGTCGGAGTTACGGAAGAACCCGAAGAGGATCCCGCATTTACGTCTACATCCGTTTCTACAGATCCTGTACTTGTAGTAGGACCACTGTTAGAGCCAGAACCGACGCTGGATCCTGTATTAGAATCAGAACTTCCTCCCGTATTCGTATTTGTATCACTTGCCGAAGAGGAACTGCCTGTACTTGCATTCGTATTACCACCTGTAGAAGATCCGGAATTATCGTTAGAGCCAGATCCGGCATTAGAATTAGAACTTCCTACATTCGTATTTGCGCTCGTATCAGTAGAGGGATCGCCTGCGCTTGTATTCGTATTACCACCTACAGAAGATCCGGAACTGTTAGAACCAGAACCGACATTGGATCCTGTATTAGAATCAGAACTTCCTCCCGTATTCGTATTTACATCACTTCCCGAATTGGAATTGTTGCTCGATCCAGATCCTGTGGTAGAACTGGAATCTCCGGAGGAATCGTTTCTCGACGAATAAGATGATGAAGATTGAGGATTCGAAGTAGAGCTACTGCCGCTATTGGAAACAGTAGTAGAATTACTTCCACTTCCTGTATTGTCCACAATTACGACCGTCCCTCCGTTAGAAGCCGTCGCAGTTCCCGCACTCGTTTCAGGTCTAGCACCCGATGTAGACGCACTCGTATCTTGATTCAAGAGCGCCAAAAATGGAAATAACATTCCTTTTTTTTTATGGCTACAACCGACAACCAAAACGCTCGAAACAATTAATAATATTAGAATTTTCCTCATAATCCCCAATCCCTTTTTATAGTCAGAATAAAAGACGAATAGTATTAAATCTTAAATACTATTCGGGAAGGGAATTATAGGAGATTTCTCGATTTCAACAAAGTTTTTTTTGGGCATTCAATGGAATTTTAGGTAATTTTTATGTACTTTAAAGAGGTTTTTTTGCGATATGCAAAACTGCATTTCCGAAAACAAAATTTTTATATCGTACTTCTTGAAAACCCAGTTTTTCAAGAATCGACTTTAGATTTTCTTGATCCGGATAAACAAGGGAAGAAACCGGAAGATAATCGAACATCTCGTTCTTCCCGCCCCAAAGAATATAACCGAGAATTGGAACTATTTTAAAGAAATAAAAATCTGCGATCCAACGAATCCAAGGATTTTTAACCTTACCCACATCCAAATTGAGAAACAATCCCCCTGGTTTTAAAACTCTGAAAATTTCCCTAATCGCTTTGAAGAGATCATCCACATTGCGGAGACCGAAGCCGATTGAAACCACATCGAACTGAAAATCCTGAAAATTCTTGAGTTCTGTCGCATCTCCTATCTCGAAACGGACTCGACCTTTTTCGGTTTGTTCTTTAAGACGAGTTTTTGCAATCTCAAGCATGTTTTCCGAAAAATCCACACAAGTAATATGATCGACCCGAGAAGAATTTTCCAAGCGCACCGAAATATCTCCGGTTCCACAACAAAGATCCATTACATGTAAACGGTCGGGAAGATTTTCTTCAATTTCACGAACCAACCGATTTTTCCAAATCCTATGAAGTAGAAAGCTATTCCAATCGTTGAATCGATCGTATTTACTCGCGATCTTGTTGAAATTCTCTCGAACAAAACCCGCTTTGGTATCGACATGAGGCATCTGAAACATAACTTTAATGAAATAATTTGAAAGCGTTCGCCGATGGCAAGAAGTGTTTTTGTAGAAATCCAATTGCAGACAACCCTAATGGACGCTTAGAGTTGCGAACCATTAGAACTTTAGTGCCCGTCTCAAAACTTCAAAATGTAGGAATTACTACAATCTTAAACGACAGGAAAAACCGCCAATGTGAGTAATCTGTAGGAACTCCCACGTTTTTTAGAAACTTGCTGGATCGTTTAGAGATATTTTTTTAAGATTTTGAGACGGGTTCTTAGTGACTAGTGTGACTTATTTCAGACAAAGACAAGTAGCCTAAAATCCAACCACTAATCCATCGTCACTTGAAACGTAGGAGCTCCCACAAATTGAATGAACATGTTTTTGATCAGTTTTATGACTTCCAACTATAAGAAAATGCGGTACTTGCATAGAGCATTGAAAGATTAGAATGACAAAGGAGAAGGGAATGACAATCTGCTCTTAAGCTCTCGGGAGGTTTTGTGGAAGTTTTATTTGCAAAAGGAGGATGGGTTTCAATTCTCATTTTAATTGTAAGTTTCGTCAATCTTGGACTTTTTATCAGAGTTCGTACCTTTCTTCCGATCCTCAAAAAAAATATTCTTTCAAGACTCCGAGATAACGATCCAAACGGAAACAAAGACAAACAAAACCCGGATTTAAAATCCATCCTCGAAGATTCAGAAGAATTCTTTCGTAGAGAATTTTTCGTTCCGGAAACGATGATCTCTTGGATTCGAAATCTCGCCGGAATCGCTACGATGCTCGGACTTCTCGGAACCGTAATCGGAATCTCGGTTGCTTTCGAAGAGATGAAAAACGCAGGTACGGTAAGTTTAGAAATTTTCTCCGAAGGAATTCGACTTGCCTTAAATACTACAATTCAAGGATTATGCATAGCCATTCCTTCCGTTCTCGGGTTTCAATACCTCAAAGTTATACTTCATAAAACGGAAATAGAACTTAAATCTTCGATCGACAACAAAAACGTCGATGCAATAAAAACCTAGAAATGAAAAAGAATCTACAAAAAAGGAAAAACCTTTTAGAAGGCGACGATTCTCCTCTCGACATGACGAGTATGTTGGACGTGGTTTTTATTCTTTTAATTTTCGTCATGGTCGCAATGAGTTTCCAAAAAGAAGTTCATTCCTTACCCGTAGTTCTCCCTAAAGCGAAGGTGGAAACTGGCGGAAGCGGGACTAAAAAAGAGATCTTTCTTTTAAAAAGCGGGAATATACGTTATGCGAAGTTAGACTTTACGGAAGCCGATTGGAAACAGATCGTCTCCAAAAAAGAATTTCAAAACCAAGTTGTGTGGATTTACGGAGACAAAGATATCGGTTACGGGAAGTTCGTATTTGTATTGAACAGTTTGAAAAACTCAAATCTGAAAGAACTTCATCTCGCAATCAAGAAAGAGTGATCAAGACCGAAGTTTCGGATTTTCTTTGTGACGATCCTTATCTCTTTCAGTGTTTTTCTTCAAAGTGGCACGTAACGCATCTTCCAGGGAAATTCCCATTTGATTTGCAAGACATATTAAAACAAAAAGAATATCCCCCACTTCCTTGGAAATTCCTTCCGGATCCTCTCCTTTCTTAAAAGATTGATCTCCATATTTTCTCGCTACTAACCTCGCAAATTCCCCCACCTCTTCCATGAGAATTGCAAGATTCGTGAGTTCCGAAAAATACCGAACCCCGAAATCGGAAATCCACTCGTCTACTTTTTTCTGAGCTTGTCTAAGAGACAGTTCGTTTTCATTCATCTTTGTATATCCAATCGATCAATCAAAATTGCCGTCGGTTCGGGATAACAACCCCCACTTAAATGATGAGAATCAATATACTTCCTACATTTCACTTCAGCACGGAAATCGTTCATATCCAAGGAATATACATTCTTAAATTCTGATATAATTTGTTTACGGAGTTTTTCCCAGCTAGGATAAAATTCTGCGGATTTAACCCTCTTTTCCAATCCTTCATAAAGAAGAGGGGACCAAAGTACAACTTTGACTCCGTTTTTTTCCGCGGTTTCCAAAAACTGAAACAGGAATTTTCTCTGCACGGGAGATATCTTGATATAACGATAAGTGTCGTTGTAGTATTTTTCAGATTCCTCCTCTAATTTTTCGGGAGGAGTATTTGTCAACAACACGTTCGGAATTCCTCCTTTGAATTTATCCGATTCGTTTATCAGAAGATTTCGAATTTTAAGCATCGTATCTTTGGAATGTGGATCTTTAATTCTTGCCATTGCCTCCTTGAATCTCGGAGGGAACACAGTGGTTCTAAAAACCCTGGATCTCAAAAACGTGTCCCAATCGTTTGTAGAAAACTCCTTCGCATAACGTATAAAATACGGAAGATCGTAAGAATAACGTAGGGGGTAACGATTACAAAAATCTGTCATAGAATCGGGATAGAATTCCAAAATCGCGTAGTCCGGTTTTAGTCCAGCAGAAAGTATCCTTTCAAAATTATAGTTATGATACGAAAAAGGAGCCGAAGGAGCGGAAAAATTATATACGATCAGATCCGTTCTTTTTTTACGGATCGTATCGAGAGAGAATTCTCCCATGTGAGAAGTTCCGAAAAAGATCAAAACTTTTTTGTCTTTTTCCGCCACAGATTTCTCTTCAATCAAGGCTGCAAGTACCTTGTCTTTTATTTCATAAAAGTAATATTCCGCCCCGGCTTCGGTGTAAGGCCTTACCCACTGCGAAGACAAAAGACGATCCAAAGAAAAAGCGAAGATAAAAAATAAAAGCGGAACCGTTAACAGTTTTTTACGAAACAAAGGGATCAAGTTCTGTCGTTTTGGAGCACCCATCATTCTCCCTCCTTAAAACTGAAAGTAGATAAAGTCCTGGCCCTTGCCCGCATAATTGGAAAGAAGCAACACTAATAAAATTAGAAAAACAGAAATTAGAATTTTCTGATATTTAAAATAAAACCGAAGCCCTTTCTCAAAATATTCCAAAGTGTGGAGTAAAATCCCCGCGACCAAAAAAGGAGTCAGTAAGTCAGTTCTCAAAACCGACTTCGAAGGTTCGGTTATCCATTGAACCCCATAAAATAAGATATGCCAAGCGTCCGCCAAAGAGTGAGATCGGAAAAATACAGCACCTATCATAAAAATCGAATACACAACAAAGGCTCGAATAAGCCACCATACAAATCCTTTTTCTGGTAATTTAGGAATACCAATCCGATCCATGAGTCGATCAATCACCAACCACAGACCATGCCAGAATCCCCAAACCACATAAGTCCAACTGGCTCCGTGCCAAAAGCCGCCTAACGTAAATGTTATGATCAAATTCAGATATACCCTGGGCTCCGAAGCCCTAGAACCCCCGAGTGGAATATATATATAATCCCGAAGCCACGTGGCTAGAGTAATGTGCCACCTTCTCCAGAGATCTTGAATACTTTGGCTGAAAAACGGAGCACGAAAATTTACAGGAATGTTAAAACCCAAAAGAAAAGCACAACCTCGAGCGATATCGGTATAACCGCTAAAGTCGCAATAAACTTGCCAAGTAAATCCTTGGGTGGCTAGAAAAAGAGAATGACCGTCGTATTCGGAAGGGTTCCGATACACAGGATCTATCAAAGAAGCAATATTATCGGCGACTAAAATCTTTTTTGCGATTCCAAGTCCCAAAAGATACAAACCCGCATAAACGTAAGAGGGTTTGATTCTTACCTTATCC
The DNA window shown above is from Leptospira mayottensis 200901116 and carries:
- a CDS encoding MotA/TolQ/ExbB proton channel family protein, with product MEVLFAKGGWVSILILIVSFVNLGLFIRVRTFLPILKKNILSRLRDNDPNGNKDKQNPDLKSILEDSEEFFRREFFVPETMISWIRNLAGIATMLGLLGTVIGISVAFEEMKNAGTVSLEIFSEGIRLALNTTIQGLCIAIPSVLGFQYLKVILHKTEIELKSSIDNKNVDAIKT
- a CDS encoding ubiquinone/menaquinone biosynthesis methyltransferase encodes the protein MFQMPHVDTKAGFVRENFNKIASKYDRFNDWNSFLLHRIWKNRLVREIEENLPDRLHVMDLCCGTGDISVRLENSSRVDHITCVDFSENMLEIAKTRLKEQTEKGRVRFEIGDATELKNFQDFQFDVVSIGFGLRNVDDLFKAIREIFRVLKPGGLFLNLDVGKVKNPWIRWIADFYFFKIVPILGYILWGGKNEMFDYLPVSSLVYPDQENLKSILEKLGFQEVRYKNFVFGNAVLHIAKKPL
- a CDS encoding LruC domain-containing protein, which codes for MRKILILLIVSSVLVVGCSHKKKGMLFPFLALLNQDTSASTSGARPETSAGTATASNGGTVVIVDNTGSGSNSTTVSNSGSSSTSNPQSSSSYSSRNDSSGDSSSTTGSGSSNNSNSGSDVNTNTGGSSDSNTGSNVGSGSNSSGSSVGGNTNTSAGDPSTDTSANTNVGSSNSNAGSGSNDNSGSSTGGNTNASTGSSSSASDTNTNTGGSSDSNTGSSVGSGSNSGPTTSTGSVETDVDVNAGSSSGSSVTPTTGVITVNDQIGSIPFTYNTVQTIPLNLIITDKQSKPISGATVIVSDNEGHILFQGISNNVGQVSGSITVETAVGQITLEITAGGESISNIINLINVIGINREIKYEILLPVVAAPVDSDKDGVPDTLDTYPQDPTRSALIRIPAEGVSTVAYEDLYPSAGDADLNDYVLHIHNEEDLNTAGDVIRLRGTYQHVARGAGYKHTLFLKLPVSIGATFSRKVVREDGKVVTELTTKTVSASDLSQGIQIQEESNKTTSNPNVNPGGVYKPGHIATIEIVFNSPVKKSALGIYPYDIFIKVANTGKEVHFPGLYKNSNGTDKYLDSNKFPWAILVPGAWKYPYEGLDIRKETQTGYKEFNLWVASNGTSYKDWYKHITNQAKVFPVPDEDSELMGFLLHSVKKNAILVAILLISAGAMAAYILKRRALSRA
- a CDS encoding ExbD/TolR family protein; translation: MKKNLQKRKNLLEGDDSPLDMTSMLDVVFILLIFVMVAMSFQKEVHSLPVVLPKAKVETGGSGTKKEIFLLKSGNIRYAKLDFTEADWKQIVSKKEFQNQVVWIYGDKDIGYGKFVFVLNSLKNSNLKELHLAIKKE
- a CDS encoding DUF1574 domain-containing protein — translated: MGAPKRQNLIPLFRKKLLTVPLLFFIFAFSLDRLLSSQWVRPYTEAGAEYYFYEIKDKVLAALIEEKSVAEKDKKVLIFFGTSHMGEFSLDTIRKKRTDLIVYNFSAPSAPFSYHNYNFERILSAGLKPDYAILEFYPDSMTDFCNRYPLRYSYDLPYFIRYAKEFSTNDWDTFLRSRVFRTTVFPPRFKEAMARIKDPHSKDTMLKIRNLLINESDKFKGGIPNVLLTNTPPEKLEEESEKYYNDTYRYIKISPVQRKFLFQFLETAEKNGVKVVLWSPLLYEGLEKRVKSAEFYPSWEKLRKQIISEFKNVYSLDMNDFRAEVKCRKYIDSHHLSGGCYPEPTAILIDRLDIQR
- a CDS encoding nucleotide pyrophosphohydrolase, which produces MNENELSLRQAQKKVDEWISDFGVRYFSELTNLAILMEEVGEFARLVARKYGDQSFKKGEDPEGISKEVGDILFVLICLANQMGISLEDALRATLKKNTERDKDRHKENPKLRS
- a CDS encoding MBOAT family O-acyltransferase, which translates into the protein MIFTSTLFLLFFLCVYILYWAYNGKNYREWVIVIASLIFYATWSVPFLFHLLGILYINYLAIRSLFKRKSLGVLRAIVILDLINLGVFKYFYFFTDNFYVWTGWSFLDQRNFGFQIILPLAISFYTFQIIAFVVDVYRGKITNDCGLFRFVLFILFFPQLVAGPIMRHQDFFPILDKVRIKPSYVYAGLYLLGLGIAKKILVADNIASLIDPVYRNPSEYDGHSLFLATQGFTWQVYCDFSGYTDIARGCAFLLGFNIPVNFRAPFFSQSIQDLWRRWHITLATWLRDYIYIPLGGSRASEPRVYLNLIITFTLGGFWHGASWTYVVWGFWHGLWLVIDRLMDRIGIPKLPEKGFVWWLIRAFVVYSIFMIGAVFFRSHSLADAWHILFYGVQWITEPSKSVLRTDLLTPFLVAGILLHTLEYFEKGLRFYFKYQKILISVFLILLVLLLSNYAGKGQDFIYFQF